A region from the Desulfomarina profundi genome encodes:
- the tsaA gene encoding tRNA (N6-threonylcarbamoyladenosine(37)-N6)-methyltransferase TrmO: protein MKRIGTIHTPFTVLQDMPIQPKGAKEVIGTIDLEERYREGLDDLEGFSHIYLLYEFHMAKRTALKVTPFMDKTERGVFATRSPLRPNHIGLSIVRLIKIEGRTLTIQGIDVLDGTPLLDIKPYIAPFDEVKESTSGWMKASAEEVSRKRSDDRFVG from the coding sequence ATGAAAAGAATAGGTACAATTCACACCCCTTTTACTGTTTTACAGGATATGCCAATTCAGCCTAAAGGGGCAAAAGAAGTAATCGGCACAATTGACTTGGAAGAGCGCTACCGGGAAGGATTGGACGACCTGGAAGGATTCAGTCATATCTATCTTCTCTATGAATTTCACATGGCAAAACGAACCGCCTTGAAGGTTACTCCTTTCATGGATAAGACTGAAAGGGGTGTTTTTGCTACACGATCACCTCTTCGCCCGAATCATATTGGTCTCTCCATTGTCAGGTTAATAAAAATTGAGGGTCGGACTTTGACAATCCAGGGAATAGATGTCCTCGACGGGACACCTCTACTTGATATAAAACCTTATATCGCACCCTTCGACGAAGTGAAAGAGAGTACTTCCGGATGGATGAAGGCTTCGGCGGAAGAAGTTTCAAGGAAAAGATCCGATGATCGATTTGTAGGTTGA
- a CDS encoding ankyrin — protein sequence MSEEKRTPCPTCQGKKIIEGVCETSSEWSGTQDEQGDEMQCTPDQVCPTCNGKGYEE from the coding sequence ATGAGCGAAGAAAAACGTACCCCATGTCCAACCTGCCAGGGGAAAAAAATCATTGAAGGTGTCTGTGAAACAAGCTCAGAGTGGAGCGGAACACAGGACGAACAAGGGGATGAAATGCAGTGTACCCCCGATCAGGTATGTCCGACCTGCAACGGAAAAGGATACGAGGAGTAA
- a CDS encoding macro domain-containing protein, whose protein sequence is MKTMKGDLLQLAVDGHFDVIVHGCNCFCRMGAGIARSIKTVFPEAFQADLATKEGDEKKLGSFSSATVRQNGHTITVVNGYTQYNSFGEGVLVDYKAVRKLFSRLKKEYGGKRIGYPKIGAGLAGGNWKKISAIIDEELQGEDHTLVIFGP, encoded by the coding sequence ATGAAAACAATGAAAGGGGATCTTCTCCAACTGGCAGTTGATGGCCATTTCGATGTTATTGTCCACGGTTGCAACTGTTTCTGCCGTATGGGGGCAGGGATTGCCAGATCAATAAAAACCGTGTTTCCAGAAGCGTTCCAGGCTGATCTGGCCACGAAGGAAGGTGACGAGAAAAAGCTTGGTTCGTTCAGCTCAGCAACTGTCAGGCAGAACGGTCATACAATCACAGTTGTAAACGGCTATACCCAGTATAACTCTTTTGGAGAAGGTGTTCTTGTTGATTACAAGGCCGTCAGAAAACTGTTCTCCCGCCTGAAAAAAGAGTATGGAGGAAAGCGTATCGGCTACCCAAAAATAGGTGCCGGTCTGGCCGGCGGGAATTGGAAGAAGATCAGCGCAATCATTGATGAGGAACTCCAAGGAGAAGATCACACCCTGGTTATTTTTGGTCCATGA
- a CDS encoding alpha/beta hydrolase family protein → MARKKKKLFAAADGTALDVIISSPESAISGVILVYPCIGGTSRMYMVPHGELTARGYTVVEFHPRAHGRSEGQMAMASSLKDLYYLLFSTGLSEYPITAVAHSAGCNALLQVNLSALHLEKVFFVQPVFNFAESMEYMYEIGTDREFLDAISRWTSDREQLEKYLYSKRWLEPAVWYRDRLRQKINAISVNLKLGDFLEDFYIPGFETIDHIHRMRDRLVFYLSTVDRWYPVSTTRQAADTFNIPVVFMENAKDHFHQGCWNDIWNDILDRIR, encoded by the coding sequence ATGGCTCGAAAAAAGAAAAAATTGTTTGCTGCTGCTGATGGAACAGCTCTTGATGTTATAATCTCGTCTCCCGAAAGTGCAATCTCCGGGGTTATTCTGGTCTATCCATGCATTGGAGGAACCTCGAGAATGTACATGGTTCCCCATGGGGAATTGACCGCCCGTGGTTATACGGTTGTGGAATTCCATCCTCGGGCCCACGGCAGATCGGAAGGCCAGATGGCCATGGCCTCTTCACTGAAAGATCTTTACTATCTGCTGTTTTCCACCGGGTTGAGCGAATACCCGATAACTGCGGTTGCCCATAGTGCCGGTTGCAATGCACTTCTCCAGGTCAATCTTTCGGCACTCCATCTTGAGAAGGTGTTTTTTGTCCAGCCGGTATTCAACTTTGCTGAATCAATGGAATACATGTATGAAATCGGAACTGACAGGGAATTCCTGGATGCCATTTCCCGATGGACATCAGACAGAGAGCAGCTGGAAAAGTACCTGTATTCAAAGAGGTGGCTTGAACCTGCAGTCTGGTACAGGGACAGGCTGCGACAAAAGATAAATGCAATTTCAGTGAATTTGAAGTTGGGAGATTTCCTGGAGGATTTTTATATTCCGGGATTTGAGACCATTGATCACATTCACCGTATGCGGGACAGGCTGGTTTTTTATCTGTCAACGGTCGATAGATGGTACCCTGTGTCCACTACCAGACAGGCAGCGGATACATTTAATATTCCGGTTGTTTTCATGGAAAACGCGAAAGATCATTTTCATCAGGGATGCTGGAATGATATCTGGAATGATATCCTGGACAGGATAAGATAA
- a CDS encoding GNAT family acetyltransferase: MKIRCFAQGDEARILSLWQECGLVAPQNDPLKDIERKVKRDRENFLVGELSGLLIATCMVGYEGHRGWINYLAVSPVYRRRGYGAEMMLRAEALLRELGCPKINLQVRAANSAVIRFYRSIGFAIDEVVSLGRRLERD, from the coding sequence ATGAAAATAAGGTGTTTTGCGCAGGGAGATGAGGCACGGATCCTTTCCCTCTGGCAGGAGTGCGGTCTTGTTGCTCCCCAGAATGATCCTTTAAAAGATATAGAGCGAAAAGTAAAAAGAGACAGAGAAAACTTCCTGGTGGGTGAGTTGTCCGGTCTTCTTATTGCCACCTGTATGGTCGGCTATGAGGGACACAGGGGGTGGATCAACTACCTGGCTGTATCTCCAGTCTACCGACGTCGGGGGTACGGTGCAGAAATGATGTTGCGGGCGGAGGCGTTACTGAGGGAGCTGGGTTGCCCGAAGATTAATCTGCAGGTCAGAGCTGCTAATTCGGCTGTGATCCGGTTTTACAGATCAATCGGTTTCGCAATAGACGAAGTGGTCAGCCTCGGTAGGCGGTTGGAGAGAGATTAG
- a CDS encoding diguanylate cyclase, with the protein MSLRSKVAVYLCTVFIVSSLIILAVHLFILFPGLERIERRHARQNVDRIKKAVKKELSYLDSLCHDWSAWNETYDFVKSPTDEYKKNNLGYHTYSNNRLNLITIVNRKGKIVYSQAWDLHSRKQLDSREFIENRILKEHPLINFARQGGLSEWKLSGIYMGETGPIFISSRPVLTSDNRGPMLGTLIFGRFFDRFFIHDLVNQTHVDFTLIDITAEKTSPSVQSILQKLSSETPYYFQKKDKDILFGYSLLRDVEGKKALLVKASISREITARGAAALRLSLVLTFVSALASLLALVWILNKNIAGPLTRLTDHVLTAGKNGTRFFNPIPDRHDEIGALAAEFERMVLMLEHRAEELLEANEDLKRDITIRRETEKKLRESEERFRILHDASFGGIGIHDDGIILDANKTLAEMTGYEFDELLGMDGLQLIAPRWREMVREKIRSGDENPYDVEGLKKDGTVFPLEVQGKAIPYYGRTVRITESRDITLRKKVEEELKRVHRELTTIFENGAVGIMFLRGGRYLVRANKRALELLGYGSMEEAKGLSMRKIHVSEERYSEFGRNYYDSLLSGEMIRVEYELKRRDGTVFWANLSGKAIDSNTPPDLDKGVVWMFDDITEKKKNEEKLRELAVKDPLTGIFNRRYFMEQGKVEFERQRRYGQGLSIIMIDIDRFKSVNDRYGHDVGDRVLAGFTKLGSAIVRESDIFARLGGEEFAVLLPATALADACVIAERLRKAQEKERVVTDGEGLVVTLSCGVFECEKDVESFENMVKMCDIALYRAKAKGRNRVVCTGSWVTN; encoded by the coding sequence ATGTCTTTACGATCAAAAGTGGCGGTCTATCTCTGTACGGTTTTTATAGTATCGTCACTTATTATTCTAGCAGTACATCTGTTTATCCTGTTTCCCGGGCTGGAAAGGATTGAGCGTCGTCATGCCAGGCAAAATGTGGATCGCATAAAAAAAGCGGTAAAGAAAGAGCTGAGTTATCTTGATTCCCTCTGTCATGACTGGTCCGCCTGGAACGAAACCTACGATTTTGTAAAATCGCCCACGGATGAGTACAAAAAAAATAATCTTGGCTATCACACCTATTCCAACAACAGACTGAACCTGATAACCATAGTTAACAGAAAGGGAAAAATAGTCTACAGTCAAGCCTGGGATCTGCATTCCAGAAAACAGCTTGATTCCAGAGAATTCATTGAAAACAGAATTCTCAAAGAACACCCGCTGATCAATTTTGCACGACAGGGTGGTCTGTCGGAGTGGAAGCTCAGTGGTATTTATATGGGCGAAACGGGGCCGATTTTTATCAGTTCCAGACCTGTATTGACCAGTGACAATCGAGGACCCATGCTGGGGACGCTTATCTTCGGGCGTTTTTTCGATAGGTTTTTTATTCACGATCTTGTCAATCAAACCCATGTGGATTTTACCCTGATCGACATCACTGCAGAAAAAACAAGTCCTTCCGTCCAGTCCATTCTGCAAAAGCTGTCTTCTGAAACACCTTATTATTTCCAGAAAAAAGATAAAGATATCCTATTCGGTTATTCTCTGCTGCGTGATGTTGAAGGGAAAAAAGCACTGCTTGTAAAAGCGTCAATTTCCCGTGAAATAACGGCCAGGGGGGCCGCAGCCCTGAGGTTGTCCCTGGTTTTGACTTTTGTATCCGCCTTGGCTTCTCTCCTGGCGTTGGTCTGGATTCTGAATAAAAATATAGCAGGTCCGTTGACCCGGCTGACGGATCATGTTCTGACAGCTGGAAAAAACGGCACCCGTTTTTTCAACCCGATACCTGACAGGCATGATGAAATAGGAGCCCTGGCAGCTGAGTTTGAACGAATGGTTCTCATGTTGGAACACCGTGCGGAGGAATTGCTTGAAGCGAATGAAGACCTCAAACGCGATATAACTATTCGCAGGGAGACAGAAAAAAAGCTCAGGGAAAGCGAGGAGCGCTTTCGTATTCTACATGATGCCTCTTTTGGCGGTATCGGGATTCATGATGACGGCATAATCCTGGATGCAAACAAGACGCTTGCTGAGATGACCGGATATGAATTTGATGAATTGCTGGGTATGGACGGTCTGCAGCTCATCGCTCCCCGGTGGCGGGAAATGGTGAGGGAGAAAATACGATCAGGCGATGAAAATCCTTATGATGTTGAGGGATTGAAAAAGGATGGAACTGTTTTTCCACTGGAAGTACAGGGGAAGGCTATTCCTTACTATGGCAGAACGGTCCGGATAACTGAATCGCGGGATATTACCCTGCGAAAAAAAGTGGAAGAGGAACTGAAGAGGGTCCACAGGGAATTGACGACCATTTTTGAGAATGGTGCCGTAGGTATAATGTTTCTCAGGGGTGGCCGCTACCTTGTTCGTGCAAACAAAAGGGCCCTTGAACTGCTTGGTTATGGCTCTATGGAAGAGGCAAAAGGGCTCTCGATGAGGAAAATTCATGTTTCGGAAGAAAGATATAGTGAGTTTGGCAGAAACTATTATGATTCTCTTCTCAGCGGGGAAATGATCCGGGTGGAATACGAATTGAAACGTCGGGATGGTACTGTTTTCTGGGCAAATCTGTCCGGTAAGGCCATTGATTCAAATACGCCGCCTGATCTGGATAAAGGGGTGGTATGGATGTTTGATGATATAACCGAAAAGAAGAAGAATGAAGAAAAATTGCGGGAACTTGCGGTTAAAGATCCTTTAACCGGAATTTTCAATAGAAGATATTTCATGGAACAGGGGAAAGTTGAATTTGAACGACAACGTCGTTATGGCCAGGGATTATCAATTATCATGATAGATATTGATCGGTTTAAATCTGTCAATGATCGATATGGCCATGATGTTGGAGACAGGGTTCTGGCAGGGTTTACAAAACTTGGCTCTGCTATTGTCAGAGAATCGGATATTTTTGCACGTCTCGGTGGTGAAGAGTTTGCTGTTCTTCTTCCCGCAACTGCTCTTGCTGATGCCTGTGTTATTGCCGAGAGATTGAGAAAAGCTCAGGAGAAAGAACGGGTGGTAACCGATGGTGAAGGGTTGGTTGTCACCTTGAGCTGTGGTGTTTTTGAGTGTGAGAAAGATGTGGAAAGTTTTGAAAATATGGTGAAAATGTGTGATATTGCCCTTTACAGAGCGAAGGCAAAAGGGCGTAACCGGGTTGTCTGTACGGGTTCATGGGTTACCAATTGA
- a CDS encoding desulfoferrodoxin family protein codes for MENRRTFLKTSAVAVSLIALGQAVPLKASENNYSGIIYTGNNPGKWGKKVGSHLPVISNNQGKITIKTNHPMSEQHYIVRHTLVLADGSVIGSRTFHPDTPEAVSEHTLPTGYSGKIYATSFCNLHDFWVNETTV; via the coding sequence ATGGAAAACAGAAGAACCTTTTTAAAAACATCTGCAGTTGCCGTATCTCTTATTGCCCTGGGGCAGGCCGTTCCTTTGAAAGCCTCGGAGAATAACTATTCCGGCATCATTTATACTGGTAACAATCCCGGAAAGTGGGGAAAAAAAGTTGGATCACATTTGCCGGTAATTTCCAACAACCAGGGAAAAATTACTATCAAGACCAACCACCCCATGAGTGAGCAGCATTACATCGTCAGACATACACTGGTACTGGCTGACGGCTCTGTCATTGGCAGCAGAACCTTTCATCCTGATACACCTGAAGCTGTTTCCGAACATACACTGCCAACCGGTTATTCAGGAAAAATTTATGCCACAAGTTTCTGCAACCTGCATGATTTCTGGGTAAACGAAACTACCGTCTGA
- a CDS encoding response regulator — protein sequence MKILIAEDEFTTRMLVQVSLENWGYRVESVVDGNQAWEILQRREAPHIAILDWEMPELDGVEVCRMVKEMERENPPYIILLTARDSKKDIVEGFDAGADDYMTKPFDDNELRARVRVAERLVRTQTSLTETVAELKEVLNQLEMIQGGMTVCPSCHKIFNNDDDCWYSIEETVTRQNDPHFIHTICPDCSGK from the coding sequence GTGAAGATTTTAATTGCGGAAGATGAATTTACGACAAGAATGCTTGTCCAGGTCAGTCTTGAAAACTGGGGGTACCGGGTCGAAAGTGTTGTGGACGGTAATCAGGCATGGGAAATCCTTCAGCGAAGGGAAGCCCCGCATATAGCGATACTTGATTGGGAAATGCCTGAACTGGACGGGGTCGAGGTCTGCCGGATGGTCAAGGAGATGGAAAGGGAAAATCCACCTTACATCATTCTGTTGACGGCCAGAGACAGTAAAAAGGATATAGTGGAGGGATTTGACGCGGGCGCGGACGACTATATGACAAAGCCTTTTGATGACAACGAATTAAGAGCCCGTGTGCGTGTGGCGGAAAGGCTGGTTCGTACACAGACATCTCTTACAGAAACTGTGGCTGAACTGAAAGAAGTACTCAATCAGCTTGAAATGATCCAGGGCGGGATGACTGTGTGCCCGTCATGTCATAAAATTTTCAACAATGACGATGATTGCTGGTATTCAATTGAGGAAACAGTAACCAGGCAGAATGACCCGCATTTTATCCATACAATCTGTCCTGACTGTAGTGGAAAGTGA
- the nudC gene encoding NAD(+) diphosphatase has product MRKNNCVKICKTNPLLLGIKTRFKQYIGAYGNTRIYIADLEDIPGKESYEITSLRSLYGRVDDELFALASRAIQIFHWYTNHLFCGRCGTRMRVRHHELAKICPSCNFTSFPRLSPAVIMSVIDEDRILLARSPHFPKGMYSTLAGFVEPGETFEGAVAREVKEEVGLDICNIHYEGSQPWPFPHSIMAAFSSSYKDGSIQMDERELEDAAWFSRDNLPHCRAG; this is encoded by the coding sequence ATGAGAAAAAATAACTGTGTAAAAATCTGCAAAACCAATCCCTTGTTGCTAGGAATCAAAACACGGTTCAAACAATATATCGGCGCATACGGCAATACCAGGATCTATATTGCTGACCTGGAGGATATCCCCGGGAAAGAATCCTATGAAATTACCAGCCTGCGATCTCTTTACGGAAGAGTTGATGATGAGCTCTTTGCCCTGGCCAGCCGGGCGATACAGATATTCCACTGGTATACAAATCATCTGTTCTGTGGACGATGCGGTACCCGAATGCGCGTTCGCCACCACGAACTGGCCAAAATCTGCCCTTCCTGCAATTTTACCAGCTTCCCCCGTCTTTCACCGGCTGTCATCATGTCCGTTATCGATGAAGACAGAATCCTCCTGGCAAGATCACCGCATTTTCCAAAAGGCATGTATTCAACCCTCGCGGGATTTGTTGAACCGGGGGAAACATTCGAAGGAGCGGTTGCAAGGGAAGTCAAGGAGGAAGTTGGGCTGGACATCTGCAATATTCACTACGAAGGAAGTCAACCATGGCCCTTTCCTCATTCTATAATGGCCGCTTTTTCCAGCAGTTACAAAGATGGATCAATCCAGATGGATGAAAGGGAGCTTGAAGATGCCGCCTGGTTTTCCCGGGACAACCTCCCCCACTGCCGAGCAGGATAA
- a CDS encoding DMT family transporter: MKILTCSSLILTTLFWGGTFIAGRLLSADLSPANSSFLRFAIASLSLLAIIKLSGKKLPIPQKGQWITLFLLGLTGVFGYNICFFTGLKYISAGRAALIIAFTPLTITLLAALFTNERLNFKQFGGILISLFGALLVISNGRLHLLFHGGIGPGEKALLGCVLSWALYSIVGRSILTRLSPLVTVCYSSIAGTLLLAIPAARDNLAGALYSITILNWFSLAYLGIFGTAIGFSLYYRGIKIIGPSRTAVFINLVPFFALLLAYLLLDETIQPVVLAGGFLIIIGISATNMAGNT, encoded by the coding sequence ATGAAAATCCTGACCTGTTCCTCCCTGATACTCACAACCCTTTTCTGGGGCGGAACCTTTATTGCCGGTCGTCTGCTTTCGGCTGATCTTTCTCCGGCAAATTCCAGTTTCCTCCGCTTTGCCATCGCCTCTCTCTCATTACTCGCAATCATAAAACTGTCAGGGAAAAAACTGCCAATCCCGCAAAAAGGACAGTGGATTACTCTTTTTCTGCTCGGGCTGACCGGTGTATTTGGTTACAATATATGTTTTTTCACAGGATTAAAATATATAAGCGCCGGAAGAGCGGCCCTGATTATCGCCTTTACCCCTCTCACTATCACCCTGCTGGCTGCTCTGTTCACAAATGAACGTTTAAACTTCAAGCAGTTCGGCGGCATTCTCATTTCCCTGTTCGGCGCCCTGCTTGTTATCAGCAACGGCAGACTTCATCTCCTCTTCCATGGTGGAATAGGCCCCGGAGAAAAAGCCCTCCTCGGCTGTGTGTTGAGCTGGGCACTCTATTCTATCGTCGGGAGATCCATCCTGACCAGGCTCTCCCCCCTTGTCACAGTCTGCTATTCCTCCATAGCCGGGACATTGCTCCTGGCAATCCCTGCAGCACGGGACAACCTGGCCGGTGCTCTTTATTCCATCACCATTTTGAACTGGTTCAGTTTAGCTTATCTTGGTATTTTCGGCACAGCAATAGGTTTTTCTCTCTACTACAGGGGAATAAAAATAATCGGCCCCAGCCGTACGGCGGTCTTTATTAACCTCGTACCATTTTTTGCTCTTCTTCTGGCCTATCTTCTGCTGGATGAAACAATTCAGCCTGTGGTTCTTGCAGGAGGTTTTCTGATCATAATCGGTATCTCCGCAACCAATATGGCAGGGAATACATAA
- a CDS encoding ABC transporter permease, which yields MDLQIVMEYAPEIMTGVVITIKLVVVTMILGLLLAVPLALCRNSKSRWLSIPVYGYIYFFRGTPLLVQLFIIYYGFSQFESVRESFLWNFLADSYWCSIIAFTLNTAAYTAEILRGAIKSVPQGQIEAALSVGMSPVKLYTRIILPQAALIALPGYSNESVLMMKGTSLASTVALLEVTGITRNLIAETFMPVELFFLAGVIYMILSTIMIWGFKLIELSLSRFRTAG from the coding sequence ATGGATCTTCAAATAGTTATGGAGTACGCGCCTGAAATAATGACTGGTGTTGTTATCACCATAAAACTTGTTGTGGTAACTATGATTCTCGGACTGTTGCTGGCAGTGCCCCTTGCCCTTTGCCGCAATTCTAAATCCAGGTGGTTGAGTATTCCTGTTTACGGATATATCTATTTTTTTCGTGGCACACCACTACTGGTACAGCTCTTTATCATCTATTACGGTTTTTCCCAGTTTGAAAGTGTACGTGAAAGCTTTCTTTGGAATTTTCTTGCGGATTCCTACTGGTGTTCAATAATTGCTTTTACGCTAAATACAGCTGCCTACACTGCTGAAATCCTCCGTGGTGCTATTAAATCAGTCCCGCAGGGTCAAATTGAGGCCGCCCTGTCAGTTGGCATGTCACCTGTTAAGCTCTATACCAGAATTATTTTGCCGCAGGCCGCTCTCATAGCATTACCCGGATACTCTAACGAAAGTGTACTTATGATGAAGGGAACATCCCTTGCCAGTACAGTTGCCCTTTTGGAGGTAACCGGTATTACTAGAAATCTCATAGCCGAGACATTTATGCCTGTAGAACTCTTCTTTCTTGCTGGAGTGATTTACATGATCCTTTCAACAATAATGATCTGGGGTTTTAAACTCATTGAATTAAGCCTTAGTCGCTTTAGGACGGCTGGATAA
- a CDS encoding ABC transporter permease, which translates to MFDLYGFGGALALGTWGTIKIMVYALGIGLVSGLFGAWAKLSGIRPFVWFTELWTLVIRGVPELILILFVYFGGSIVLGRFASFLGYDIYIEINPLLAAVVTLGIVFGAYATDVFRVSILAVPKGEIEAARSIGMKKIMVLRRILIPQIWRYALPGLGNLFMILQKDTALVSVIGLNELMRNTAQAVAFTKKPFVFYIAASLIYLAITTITTFILQVLEKRANRGVGRAS; encoded by the coding sequence GTGTTTGATTTATACGGCTTTGGCGGGGCATTGGCCCTTGGTACCTGGGGTACCATAAAAATAATGGTGTACGCTTTGGGGATAGGGCTTGTCAGTGGACTGTTTGGAGCCTGGGCAAAACTCTCCGGCATTCGTCCTTTTGTCTGGTTCACCGAATTATGGACCCTTGTTATAAGGGGGGTACCCGAGCTCATTCTGATCCTCTTTGTCTATTTCGGCGGAAGTATCGTTCTTGGGCGTTTCGCCTCATTTCTGGGGTACGATATCTATATTGAGATTAATCCTCTTTTGGCAGCGGTGGTCACACTTGGCATTGTCTTCGGAGCATATGCAACAGACGTCTTTCGAGTTTCAATCCTTGCAGTTCCCAAAGGGGAGATAGAAGCGGCAAGATCTATCGGCATGAAGAAGATAATGGTACTGCGCCGCATTCTCATCCCGCAGATCTGGCGTTATGCCCTGCCGGGCCTAGGTAATCTCTTTATGATTTTGCAAAAAGATACTGCGCTGGTTTCAGTCATTGGACTCAATGAACTCATGCGGAACACCGCACAGGCAGTGGCATTTACGAAAAAACCATTTGTTTTTTACATTGCGGCATCACTGATTTATCTTGCAATTACCACCATCACAACATTCATCCTGCAGGTTCTGGAAAAAAGAGCAAACCGTGGGGTAGGGAGAGCTTCGTAA
- a CDS encoding transporter substrate-binding domain-containing protein: protein MRKTICVLIVIGLCAVFSSVSAQDIVRIANETATPPFNFVDGNGKVQGFDVEIAAALCDVMGVKKVDVIQDWDGMIPGLIAKKFDAIISDMSITDKRLKVVNFSQSYYDEQGLFLARKGENIDFSVDGMKGKKVAVQRATTFANYIKGIYGSSVDIKYYETPASQILDLLSGRVDLILASDVFVHKTIKTKDGEKLAIVGSPVKDKKYIGDGVGIAVRKQDKELLENFNKALDTIKSNGTYDKIYNKWFM, encoded by the coding sequence ATGAGAAAAACTATCTGTGTCTTAATTGTGATCGGTTTATGCGCCGTTTTTAGTTCGGTGTCTGCCCAGGATATTGTCCGAATTGCCAACGAGACTGCTACTCCCCCGTTTAATTTTGTTGATGGCAACGGCAAGGTTCAGGGATTTGATGTTGAAATTGCTGCTGCCCTGTGTGACGTGATGGGGGTTAAGAAAGTGGATGTAATCCAGGACTGGGACGGCATGATCCCCGGCCTCATCGCTAAAAAATTCGATGCTATCATCTCCGATATGTCTATCACCGACAAAAGACTCAAAGTTGTCAATTTTTCCCAATCCTACTATGACGAACAGGGGCTGTTTCTCGCTCGCAAAGGTGAGAACATCGATTTTTCTGTTGATGGGATGAAAGGGAAAAAAGTTGCGGTGCAAAGAGCAACCACCTTTGCCAACTATATTAAGGGAATTTACGGATCCTCTGTTGATATTAAATACTATGAGACTCCGGCTTCTCAGATACTTGACCTCCTTTCCGGGCGAGTGGATCTTATTCTTGCCTCTGACGTGTTTGTACATAAAACAATTAAAACAAAAGATGGAGAAAAGCTTGCCATCGTAGGTTCTCCGGTAAAGGATAAAAAATATATCGGTGATGGTGTCGGCATTGCTGTTAGGAAACAGGACAAAGAGCTTCTCGAAAATTTCAACAAGGCTCTGGATACAATCAAATCCAACGGTACCTACGATAAAATCTATAACAAATGGTTTATGTGA
- a CDS encoding ABC transporter ATP-binding protein — translation MNSESHVLTIDNLHKSFGDLEVLNGTSMYANRGDVISILGSSGSGKSTLLRCINLLEIPQQGDVYINDELIKMKGTGHKRKAADKRQVERIRSRLSMVFQSFNLWTHMTVQENIMEGPVQVLKVQKAEAKESAMAYLDKVGLADKYDCYPSQLSGGQMQRVAIARALAMEPDILLFDEPTSALDPELVNEVLQVIELLAAEGRTMLIVTHEMEFARQVSSEIIFLNQGVIEISGPPEEVFRNKSSEKFSNFFAQVRNTQQNKEC, via the coding sequence ATGAACAGTGAATCACATGTCCTGACAATTGACAACCTGCATAAAAGTTTTGGTGATCTTGAGGTATTGAATGGGACCAGCATGTATGCGAATAGAGGGGATGTTATCTCTATTCTCGGGAGTAGTGGTTCCGGCAAAAGTACTCTACTCAGATGTATCAACCTCCTTGAAATTCCGCAACAGGGGGATGTCTATATTAATGATGAACTCATAAAAATGAAGGGTACCGGGCATAAACGTAAAGCAGCTGACAAAAGACAGGTGGAGAGGATCAGAAGCCGACTCAGCATGGTCTTTCAAAGTTTTAATCTCTGGACCCATATGACCGTGCAGGAAAACATTATGGAGGGGCCAGTTCAGGTACTTAAGGTGCAGAAAGCAGAGGCCAAAGAGAGTGCCATGGCCTATCTCGACAAGGTCGGGTTGGCGGATAAATACGATTGTTATCCAAGTCAGCTCTCCGGTGGTCAAATGCAGCGGGTGGCCATCGCCCGCGCCCTTGCAATGGAACCTGATATCCTGCTCTTTGATGAACCGACTTCAGCTCTTGATCCTGAGCTGGTGAATGAAGTACTGCAGGTTATTGAACTACTGGCTGCGGAGGGTCGAACGATGCTGATCGTCACCCATGAAATGGAGTTCGCCAGACAGGTATCCTCCGAAATAATATTTCTCAATCAGGGTGTTATAGAAATAAGCGGGCCGCCTGAAGAAGTTTTCAGGAACAAATCATCTGAGAAATTTTCCAATTTTTTCGCTCAGGTCAGAAATACTCAACAAAACAAAGAATGTTGA